One genomic segment of Homo sapiens chromosome 14, GRCh38.p14 Primary Assembly includes these proteins:
- the ZDHHC22 gene encoding palmitoyltransferase ZDHHC22, with protein MLALRLLNVVAPAYFLCISLVTFVLQLFLFLPSMREDPAAARLFSPALLHGALFLFLSANALGNYVLVIQNSPDDLGACQGASARKTPCPSPSTHFCRVCARVTLRHDHHCFFTGNCIGSRNMRNFVLFCLYTSLACLYSMVAGVAYISAVLSISFAHPLAFLTLLPTSISQFFSGAVLGSEMFVILMLYLWFAIGLACAGFCCHQLLLILRGQTRHQVRKGVAVRARPWRKNLQEVFGKRWLLGLLVPMFNVGSESSKQQDK; from the exons ATGCTGGCCCTGCGGCTGCTCAACGTGGTGGCCCCCGCCTACTTCTTGTGCATCTCCCTGGTGACCTTCGTGCTGCagctcttcctcttcctgcccAGCATGCGCGAGGACCCCGCGGCCGCCCGGCTCTTCTCGCCCGCCCTGCTCCACGGGGCGCTCTTCCTATTCCTCTCGGCCAACGCCCTGGGCAATTACGTCCTTGTCATCCAGAACTCCCCAGACGACCTGGGGGCCTGCCAGGGGGCCTCGGCCAGGAAGACTCCATGCCCCTCACCTAGCACCCACTTCTGCCGAGTGTGCGCCAGAGTCACCCTGAGGCACGACCATCACTGTTTCTTCACCGGCAACTGCATCGGCAGCAGGAACATGCGCAACTTCGTCCTGTTCTGCCTCTACACCTCCCTGGCCTGCCTCTACTCCATGGTGGCCGGCGTGGCCTACATCTCCGCTGTCCTTTCCATCTCCTTCGCCCACCCCTTGGCCTTCCTCACGCTCCTGCCCACCTCCATCAGCCAGTTCTTCTCCG GAGCTGTCCTGGGTTCTGAAATGTTCGTCATCCTCATGCTCTACCTCTGGTTCGCCATCGGCCTGGCCTGCGCCGGCTTCTGCTGCCACCAGCTGCTGTTGATCCTCCGCGGGCAGACCCGCCACCAGGTGCGGAAGGGGGTGGCAGTGAGGGCCCGGCCCTGGCGCAAGAACTTACAAGAGGTCTTCGGAAAGAGGTGGCTGCTGGGCCTGCTGGTCCCCATGTTCAATGTCGGAAGTGAGAGCTCCAAGCAGCAGGATAAGTAG